A region of the Pseudarthrobacter phenanthrenivorans Sphe3 genome:
GCGTACGACGGCGTGTCCCGGCCCCAGCACGCCGGCCCGCCGAAGTAAGTGGGCAGGAAGGCACGCCCCGGAGCCGCATCCCCTTGACACCGGACCCCCTTATGGGATTACCTAATGAACATTCGGTAAATAAAGCTGGAGGCAATGACGCATGGCTGAAACCGCCCTTTCCGGGCCCACACACCAGATACTCGAGAACGACTATGCCTCCGAGTGGATGGGAATCCAGGTCCTCGCCCTCAGCGACGGGCATGCCACCATCCGGATGACCCTCCGGCAGGAAATGCTCAACGGCTTCGGCATGGCCCATGGCGGAATGATCTTCGCCTTCGGTGACACCGCTTTCGCCCTCGCCTGCAACCCAGCGGTGCCGGTGCCAGGTGAGGAGAACAGCATCACCGTGGCCTCCGGCGTTGACATCAATTTCCTCAAGCCGGCCTTCCGCGGCCAAGTGCTCACCGCCGTCGCAGACCGCCGTTCCAGCGCCGGACGCAGCGGCCTGTACGACATCCAGATTTTCGCCACCGACGCGGAGACCCAGGCGTCCGCCGAGCCAGGCCAGCCCACCCCGAACCAGCCCGGCGAGCTCATTGCCGAGTTCCGCGGACGCAGCCGCACCATCCCCAAGAAGTAGGAAACCATGACCCTGCACGCCCCTGAATCCCCCGCAGCCACCACAGCAGCCGGCGCCGGACTGGACCGCGAGGAGACCATCTCCCGCGACGAGCTCGAGGCCCTCCAGCTCAGCCGGCTGCAGCACACCGTCGCCTACGCCTACGAGCGGGTGCCCCTGTACAAGCGGAAGTTCGACGACGCCGGCATCCACCCCAACGACCTGCGCGAACTGGACGACCTGGGTAACTTCCCCTTCACCACCAAGGATGACCTGCGCGAGGAATACCCGTTCGGCATGTTCGCGGTGCCGCAAAACCAGGTGGCACGCGTCCACGCCAGCTCGGGCACCACGGGCCGGCCCACCGTCGTCGGCTACACCAAGCAGGACCTGGCCGACTGGGCCAAGTTGGTGGCACGCAGCTTCCGCGCCTCCGGCATCCGCCCCGGCATGAAGGTCCACAACGCCTACGGCTACGGCCTCTTCACCGGCGGCCTGGGCGCCCATGCCGGCGCCGAGGCCCTGGGGTGCACCGTCATCCCCATCTCCGGCGGCCAGACCGAACGCCAGATCCAGCTGATCCAGGACTTCAAGCCCGATGCGATCCTGGCCACCCCCACCTACCTGCTGACCATCGCGGACGCCATGGCGCACATGGGCATCGACCCCGCCTCCACGTCCCTGAAATACGCCGTGCTGGGCGCGGAGCCGTGGACGGAGGAGATGCGGCACGAGCTGGAGGTGACCATGAACCTCAAGGCTTGCGACATCTACGGTTTGTCCGAGGTCATGGGCCCCGGCGTGGCCGGCGAAGCAGTGGAAACGCAGGACGGCAGCCACATCTGGGAGGACCACTTCCGCCCCGAAATCATCGACCCCTTCAACCCCGTGGTGGGCAAGGAGAACGTCCTGCGCGACGGCGAGCACGGCGAGCTGGTCTTCACGTCGCTCACCAAGGAAGCGCTGCCGATCATCCGCTACCGCACCAAGGACCTCACCCGCCTGCTCCCCGGTTCGGCCCGACCGGCCCACCGCCGGATGGGACGGATCACCGGCCGCAGCGACGACATGATTATCCTGCGCGGCGTGAACCTGTTCCCGTCGCAGATCGAGGAAATCGCCTTGCGGATCCCCGAGCTAAGCCCGCACTTCCAGCTGGAACTCACGCGGCCCGAGGGCCAGCGGATGGACCAGATGACGGTGAAGATTGAGCGCCGCGATTCGGTCACCGTGGAGCAGAGTGCGACGGCGGCGCGCACCTTGAAGGAGCAGATCAAGATCCACGTGGGTTCTTCATGCGCGGTGGATGTTGTGGAGCCGGGGTCGCTGGAGCGGTCCAACGGCAAGCTGCGCCGCATCTACGACCTGCGCCCCAAGGCGTAGCGCTTCAGGTGGCGCCGGCGGCTTCGGCTGCCGGCGCCTTCGCGTTTCCGTGGGGTCTGTTGCTGCCGGCCGTCAGGAGTTTTCCGACAGCAGGACGAGGTTTCCGACGACGTCCCCGCCTTCCAGCCGGGCGTGCGCCTCTTTTGCCCTGGACAGCGGGAACCGGTCCGCGATCACGGGCCTGATCTTCCCGTCCTCGAGGAGCGAGTACAGCGTAGCCCACGCGTCCATCAGCGGTTTCCGGTCCAGCCGCCAGGACGTTGTTCCGTACAGGCGGATCCGCCTTCCCTTCGGAACCAGCTTCCGGCCCAGGGCCCGCAGCATGAGACGCACAGTTGCACCGGGGCTCCCCGGGTTGGCATATTCCACCAGCACCCCGCCCGGCCGCAGGACCACCAGGCCGGTGTCCACCCAGCTCCCGCCTGCTCCGTCCAGAACGGCATCCACGCCGGAGGGCTCCATGCTTTGCAGTGCCTTGACCACGTCCTCCGGTGACGGGTCCAGCGGCACCACCCCGTGCTCGCTAAGCCACGGGTGCTTTGCTGGGATATCCACGCCGTACATCCGGAGCTCCAACAACTGGCCGAGCTGGACAAGCGCTGTTCCGATCCCGCCGGCCGCGCCGAGAATGAGGATCGCCTGGCCACGCCGAATCCGGGCACCCCGTGACAGCGCCTGGTGGGCCACCAGGTAGTTCAGCGCCACCGCCACCACGTCCCCTGCGTCCAGGCCGGCGGGAATGCGCATCATTGGGTGCGAACTGACAAAGACGTACTCGGCGTACCCGCCCTTCTCGGTCATCACCACCACCCTGTCACCGGCGGCCACCGCAGTGACACCCGGTCCTACTGCGTCCACCACGCCCACCACGGCGTAACCGGGCACAAACGGGAATTGTGGCGGGTAGGTGGAGAGACCGTTCCGCGCCTGCACGTCGACGGCGCTCACGCTGCAGGCCTCGACCCGCACCCTGGCCTCGCCCCGGCGCGGCGCCCTCAGCCGCCGTCGTACAACTTCCAGTACTTCCGGCCCGCCCATCCTGGCGGCGGCCACGCAAAGATAATCGGCAGGCGCCGCAGAGGCGGGACCGGCGGGACCGCGCGCCGCACTCCGGGAAGCGAGCTCGTCCAGCTGCCGCGCGGCTTCCTGCCCGCTCATTGCGGGACCATGCCCGCTGGCCAGCACCCGCGGCTTAAGCCGCGCCAGCGCACGCACCGAAGCCTCCGCCGTCGGCCAGTCCCAGGTGGCGATCCAGGGCGGACCGCTGACCCTCGGCGTGCGTCCCAGGAGGCCGCGCACCGAGTTCAGGTCCGTGGTCAGCAGGGCGTCGCCTGTAAGCAGCACGCCGTCGGACTCGCGAAAGAGTGCGACATGTCCCGGCGTGTGCCCGGGCGTGGGCACGCACGTCCAGTCCCGCAGCCCCGGCACCCCGCCGGCCGGATCGAAGGGGCGCACCACACCGCTCATGTCCGTCGCCGGCATGGTCCCTGGCGGCAGGACCTTCAGCAACGGCCTCAGCACCCACCGGTCCAGGGGGTTCGCATACTCATCAAGCAGCTGTCCGGGAGCTTGCGGCAGCTCAGCAGGGTGGACGTGGACGGGCAGGTTCCACCGCCGGGCCAGTTCCGGGGCGGCACCGGAATGGTCGGGGTGGATATGCGTCAGGACTATCGCCGCCGGCACGTCCGCGCCGAAAAGGGATTTCGCCGCCGCCACGATCTGCTCTGCGGCATTCGGCCAGCCTGTATCCACCAGGACCCACCCCTGGCCGGAGCGCACCAGGTAAACGTGGGAGGCGAGCCGGCCCCTTCCGGTGCTGAGCTGGTACACGCCGTCCGCGACGGCGGTGGGCTGGGGCATTGCGGGGTCCATGAGCGGGCCTTCCTGGTCAGCCTTTTCCTGGGTCAGTCCTTAGTCAGGCGTGCGCGGGAGGCGGCAGCGGCCTCCCCAACCAGCGTGGCCGCCCGGCCAAGGGGGGCCCAGAGTCCAAGGTCCCGATCAACTAATAACGCTAATTACCGAACGTTCATGAGAAAATGGCCGGTATGTCCACAACTGATGCACCCACCAAGCGCGGCCGCCCGGGATACGACCAGCAATCGGTGCTGCGCATCGCCGTCGACGTCTTCAACCGGCACGGCTACGACGCGACGTCCATGGGCATCCTTGCCGACAACCTCGGCATTTCCAAGTCTGCCATCTACCACCACGTCCCCTCCAAGGGCGACCTGCTCAAACTGGCCCTGGACCACGCACTCGGTGGGCTGGAAGCCATTCTGGAAGAACCCGCCGCCACTTCCGGCGCGGCCGACGCGCGCCTTGAGTTCGTGCTCCGCCAAACGGTGGCCGTCCTGGTGGAGAGGCTGCCGTTCGTTACGCTGCTCCTGCGCCTGCGCGGCAATACCGAGATCGAGCGGGATGCCCTGGAACGCCGCCGGACGTTCGACCACAAGGTGGCCGCACTGATCTCCGCGGCGCGCGACGAAGGATCACTGCGCCAGGACATCGATCCGCGCACCGTCACCCGCCTGTTGTTCGGCATGATCAACTCGATCGTGGAATGGTACAAACCAGGCGGCTCGCTCTCCCCGCAGCGGCTGGCCGACGACGTGATCACCATGGCGTTCGACGGCCTGCACTCCACTAAGCCTTAATCACCCCAACTAGGTAGCGCTAAGTGTCGTTTTGACCGCCCAAAACGACACTTAGCGCTACCTAGTTGGGCTGGGCACCTCCTGCTGGGCGTCCCCGGATCGGAACAGCGCCCCTCGAAAATAATAAGGATGCTTGGTATTTCTGCAGATCCCCGACTACGGTGGTAGGACCAGCCAGGATCCGCAGGAGGTTGTCAATGAGCACCAGCAGCAGCCG
Encoded here:
- a CDS encoding hotdog fold thioesterase, encoding MAETALSGPTHQILENDYASEWMGIQVLALSDGHATIRMTLRQEMLNGFGMAHGGMIFAFGDTAFALACNPAVPVPGEENSITVASGVDINFLKPAFRGQVLTAVADRRSSAGRSGLYDIQIFATDAETQASAEPGQPTPNQPGELIAEFRGRSRTIPKK
- the paaK gene encoding phenylacetate--CoA ligase PaaK, coding for MTLHAPESPAATTAAGAGLDREETISRDELEALQLSRLQHTVAYAYERVPLYKRKFDDAGIHPNDLRELDDLGNFPFTTKDDLREEYPFGMFAVPQNQVARVHASSGTTGRPTVVGYTKQDLADWAKLVARSFRASGIRPGMKVHNAYGYGLFTGGLGAHAGAEALGCTVIPISGGQTERQIQLIQDFKPDAILATPTYLLTIADAMAHMGIDPASTSLKYAVLGAEPWTEEMRHELEVTMNLKACDIYGLSEVMGPGVAGEAVETQDGSHIWEDHFRPEIIDPFNPVVGKENVLRDGEHGELVFTSLTKEALPIIRYRTKDLTRLLPGSARPAHRRMGRITGRSDDMIILRGVNLFPSQIEEIALRIPELSPHFQLELTRPEGQRMDQMTVKIERRDSVTVEQSATAARTLKEQIKIHVGSSCAVDVVEPGSLERSNGKLRRIYDLRPKA
- a CDS encoding MBL fold metallo-hydrolase, which produces MDPAMPQPTAVADGVYQLSTGRGRLASHVYLVRSGQGWVLVDTGWPNAAEQIVAAAKSLFGADVPAAIVLTHIHPDHSGAAPELARRWNLPVHVHPAELPQAPGQLLDEYANPLDRWVLRPLLKVLPPGTMPATDMSGVVRPFDPAGGVPGLRDWTCVPTPGHTPGHVALFRESDGVLLTGDALLTTDLNSVRGLLGRTPRVSGPPWIATWDWPTAEASVRALARLKPRVLASGHGPAMSGQEAARQLDELASRSAARGPAGPASAAPADYLCVAAARMGGPEVLEVVRRRLRAPRRGEARVRVEACSVSAVDVQARNGLSTYPPQFPFVPGYAVVGVVDAVGPGVTAVAAGDRVVVMTEKGGYAEYVFVSSHPMMRIPAGLDAGDVVAVALNYLVAHQALSRGARIRRGQAILILGAAGGIGTALVQLGQLLELRMYGVDIPAKHPWLSEHGVVPLDPSPEDVVKALQSMEPSGVDAVLDGAGGSWVDTGLVVLRPGGVLVEYANPGSPGATVRLMLRALGRKLVPKGRRIRLYGTTSWRLDRKPLMDAWATLYSLLEDGKIRPVIADRFPLSRAKEAHARLEGGDVVGNLVLLSENS
- a CDS encoding TetR/AcrR family transcriptional regulator, producing MSTTDAPTKRGRPGYDQQSVLRIAVDVFNRHGYDATSMGILADNLGISKSAIYHHVPSKGDLLKLALDHALGGLEAILEEPAATSGAADARLEFVLRQTVAVLVERLPFVTLLLRLRGNTEIERDALERRRTFDHKVAALISAARDEGSLRQDIDPRTVTRLLFGMINSIVEWYKPGGSLSPQRLADDVITMAFDGLHSTKP